From a single Petroclostridium xylanilyticum genomic region:
- a CDS encoding magnesium transporter CorA family protein produces the protein MLCIYKTIDGKIQKVNNIEDGCWINLIAPAENEIDMVIQTLNVDAGFLRAALDDEETSRIESEDNQTLIIIDVPLAEKDQDALIFSTIPLGIIITEKNLITVCLKENSVIKEFSDGNVKSVFTHMKTRFILQILFKVATRFLQYLKQIDRISNEVEKQLHQSMKNKELIQLLDLEKSLVYFSTSLKANEITMEKILRGRTIKLYEEDQDLLEDVLIENKQAIEMSNIYSSILSGTMDAFASVISNNLNIVMKFLTSVTIVLSLPTMVASFYGMNVKLPLQESPYAFIFTLVLSLIVTTAATYALIKRKMF, from the coding sequence ATGTTATGTATATATAAGACTATTGATGGAAAAATTCAAAAAGTAAATAATATTGAAGATGGATGCTGGATTAATTTAATTGCACCTGCAGAAAATGAAATAGATATGGTTATCCAGACACTTAATGTAGATGCAGGATTTTTAAGAGCTGCACTTGACGATGAGGAAACATCACGTATTGAAAGTGAAGATAATCAGACACTTATTATTATCGACGTTCCGCTGGCTGAAAAAGATCAGGATGCACTAATATTTTCGACAATACCACTTGGTATTATTATTACCGAAAAGAACCTTATTACAGTATGTTTAAAAGAGAATTCTGTGATAAAGGAGTTCTCCGATGGAAATGTTAAGTCTGTATTTACACACATGAAAACAAGGTTTATACTTCAAATTCTTTTTAAAGTTGCAACACGATTTTTGCAATACTTAAAACAAATTGACAGAATAAGCAATGAGGTTGAAAAACAGCTTCATCAGTCTATGAAGAATAAAGAGTTAATTCAACTGTTGGATCTCGAAAAGAGCTTGGTTTATTTTTCTACGTCCTTAAAAGCAAATGAAATTACGATGGAGAAGATTTTACGTGGTAGAACAATAAAGCTTTATGAGGAAGATCAGGATTTGTTGGAAGATGTATTGATAGAAAACAAGCAAGCCATAGAGATGTCCAATATATACAGCAGTATATTGAGTGGTACAATGGATGCTTTTGCTTCAGTGATATCCAATAATTTAAATATTGTGATGAAATTTTTAACATCAGTAACCATTGTTTTATCACTGCCGACGATGGTGGCAAGCTTCTATGGTATGAATGTAAAGCTGCCGCTGCAGGAATCACCTTATGCGTTTATATTTACATTAGTCTTGTCGCTTATTGTAACAACAGCTGCCACTTATGCGCTAATAAAAAGAAAAATGTTTTAA
- the ilvD gene encoding dihydroxy-acid dehydratase gives MRSDSVKKGLEKAPHRSLFKAMGLTDEEINRPLIGVVNAQNEVIPGHIHLDKIAEAVKAGIRMAGGTPLEFPAIGVCDGIAMGHIGMKYSLASRELIADSIEAMTIAHGLDALVLIPNCDKIVPGMLMAAARLDIPAIVISGGPMLSLRKGDRDLDLNSVFEAVGAVKVGRMSDEELLEVEDNACPGCGSCSGMFTANSMNCLSEVLGLALPGNGTIPAVYAERIRLAKMAGMKIMELLNKGIKSSDILTPKAFENALTVDMALGCSTNSMLHLPAIAHEAGVEINLDIANEISSKTPNLCKLAPAGPHHIQDLYQAGGVQAVMNELSKKDLLHLDLPTVTGKTVGENIKNAKVRDYNIIKPIDKPYSTTGGIAVLRGNLAPDGAVVKRSAVAQEMLVHRGPARVFESEESVIKAIHGGEIKKGDVVVIRYEGPKGGPGMREMLSPTSAICGMGLDKDVALITDGRFSGATRGASIGHVSPEAMEGGPIAVIREGDIININIPKGKLEVELSQEEINRRLAEWKAPEPKVKKGYLARYAKLVTSASTGAVLKN, from the coding sequence TTGAGAAGTGATAGTGTAAAAAAAGGATTGGAAAAAGCACCGCATAGATCGCTTTTTAAAGCAATGGGATTAACAGATGAAGAGATTAACCGTCCACTGATTGGTGTAGTAAATGCACAGAATGAGGTTATTCCAGGTCATATTCACCTTGATAAAATAGCAGAGGCTGTTAAAGCTGGTATTAGAATGGCTGGCGGGACACCGTTAGAGTTCCCGGCTATCGGGGTGTGTGACGGTATTGCAATGGGACATATCGGAATGAAATACTCATTGGCTTCCCGGGAGCTTATTGCAGATTCCATAGAAGCTATGACAATTGCTCACGGCTTGGATGCCCTGGTACTTATACCAAACTGTGATAAAATCGTACCGGGTATGTTGATGGCGGCAGCGAGACTGGATATTCCTGCCATTGTTATTAGTGGAGGGCCAATGTTGTCATTAAGAAAAGGCGACAGGGATTTGGATTTAAATAGTGTATTTGAAGCTGTTGGCGCGGTTAAAGTAGGCAGGATGAGTGATGAAGAACTATTGGAGGTTGAAGATAATGCATGTCCGGGATGTGGTTCCTGTTCAGGAATGTTTACTGCGAATTCTATGAACTGTTTGAGTGAGGTTCTAGGCTTGGCTTTACCTGGTAATGGTACTATCCCGGCAGTGTATGCTGAAAGAATACGACTGGCAAAGATGGCGGGAATGAAGATTATGGAGCTTCTTAATAAAGGAATTAAGTCGAGTGATATACTTACTCCAAAAGCCTTTGAAAATGCTCTTACAGTAGATATGGCTCTGGGATGTTCGACCAATTCCATGCTTCATCTGCCGGCAATAGCTCATGAGGCCGGGGTAGAAATAAATCTTGATATTGCAAATGAAATCAGCAGTAAAACTCCTAATTTATGCAAACTGGCACCGGCTGGTCCTCATCATATACAGGATCTCTATCAAGCCGGAGGAGTGCAGGCAGTCATGAATGAGCTAAGTAAAAAAGATTTATTACATCTTGATTTGCCTACAGTTACAGGAAAGACCGTAGGAGAGAATATAAAGAATGCGAAAGTCAGAGATTATAATATTATAAAGCCTATTGACAAACCATACAGCACAACAGGAGGAATAGCTGTTCTGCGAGGGAATTTGGCTCCGGATGGTGCAGTGGTAAAACGCTCCGCAGTGGCGCAGGAAATGCTTGTCCATAGAGGGCCTGCCAGAGTTTTTGAATCGGAAGAATCAGTTATCAAGGCAATTCACGGCGGAGAAATCAAAAAAGGTGATGTTGTAGTGATTCGGTATGAGGGACCGAAAGGTGGTCCGGGCATGAGGGAAATGTTATCTCCGACATCGGCAATATGTGGAATGGGCTTGGATAAAGATGTAGCTCTTATTACGGACGGCCGTTTCTCCGGAGCTACCAGAGGTGCATCGATAGGACATGTATCCCCCGAGGCGATGGAAGGCGGACCTATTGCTGTCATTAGAGAAGGAGATATCATTAACATCAATATTCCGAAAGGCAAATTAGAGGTTGAACTTTCCCAGGAAGAAATTAACCGCAGACTTGCCGAATGGAAAGCGCCGGAACCAAAAGTTAAGAAAGGATATTTAGCAAGATATGCAAAATTGGTAACTTCTGCTTCTACGGGAGCAGTATTAAAGAATTAA
- a CDS encoding PilZ domain-containing protein: MGQSASKPFINQREYFRIKMEKSLCAQMQIIQFKGKKISTKSTLVCIKDISAGGLRFLSNLKLPINSDIVLAFKTEILQKSIELPGHIVRINELHGNVYEYGVQFLFLDESARPKITALLDHFSILLHKHIPLDTACSFCKKEEIECPLKNIE; this comes from the coding sequence ATGGGGCAATCTGCTTCAAAACCATTTATTAATCAGCGCGAATATTTCCGCATAAAGATGGAAAAATCACTATGCGCTCAAATGCAAATTATCCAATTTAAAGGGAAAAAAATAAGTACCAAAAGTACATTAGTATGCATTAAAGATATTAGCGCAGGTGGGCTGCGTTTTCTATCTAATTTAAAGCTGCCCATAAATTCGGATATTGTGCTGGCATTTAAGACAGAGATACTTCAAAAATCTATTGAACTGCCGGGACATATTGTGCGCATAAATGAATTACATGGGAATGTGTATGAGTATGGTGTTCAATTCCTCTTTTTAGATGAATCAGCCCGGCCAAAAATAACGGCATTATTAGACCATTTTTCAATTCTTCTTCACAAGCATATTCCTTTAGACACAGCTTGCAGCTTTTGTAAAAAGGAAGAAATTGAATGTCCCCTTAAGAACATAGAGTAA
- the truA gene encoding tRNA pseudouridine(38-40) synthase TruA: MRNLMLTIEYDGTNYHGWQRQDNAVTVQEMLEKSLKKITKEDITVTGCSRTDTGVHALAFVCNFYTQSNIPVDKLPYALNSILPDDIVALECKEVPQEFHARYWAKGKKYRYRVINRAFPSAFERNYACHWPYPLDINLMKAAAQFFIGEHDFKAFMASGSSIKDTVRNIYSLTVEQKDNEVIIEISGNGFLYNMVRIISGTLLYVGNGKISVEQISDIIKAGDRRKAGITAPPQGLFLVEVYY, from the coding sequence TTGAGAAATTTGATGCTTACAATAGAATATGACGGAACCAACTATCACGGCTGGCAGCGGCAGGATAATGCTGTGACGGTACAGGAAATGCTGGAAAAGTCACTAAAAAAAATCACCAAAGAAGATATTACTGTTACCGGCTGCAGCCGGACTGATACAGGGGTTCATGCACTAGCGTTTGTATGTAACTTCTATACGCAAAGTAATATTCCGGTGGACAAGCTGCCCTATGCATTAAACAGCATTCTTCCGGATGATATTGTTGCGCTGGAATGTAAAGAAGTTCCGCAGGAATTTCACGCCCGCTACTGGGCGAAAGGGAAAAAATACAGGTACAGAGTTATTAATAGAGCTTTCCCCTCGGCGTTCGAGAGAAATTATGCTTGCCATTGGCCATATCCTTTAGATATTAATTTAATGAAAGCAGCGGCTCAATTTTTTATCGGAGAGCACGACTTTAAGGCGTTTATGGCTTCTGGAAGCTCGATAAAGGATACGGTAAGAAATATATACAGCCTGACAGTCGAACAGAAGGACAATGAGGTTATTATTGAGATATCAGGGAATGGATTTCTCTATAATATGGTAAGAATTATATCAGGAACGCTTTTGTACGTGGGCAATGGAAAGATTAGTGTTGAACAAATTTCAGATATAATCAAAGCAGGTGATAGACGAAAAGCGGGAATTACTGCTCCGCCTCAAGGTTTATTCCTGGTGGAAGTTTACTATTAA
- the ilvB gene encoding biosynthetic-type acetolactate synthase large subunit gives MKLTGAEIFVECLKEQGVDTIFGYPGGAVLNIYDALYKHRDKIRHILTSHEQGAAHAADGYARATGKVGVCLATSGPGATNLVTGIATAYMDSVPIVAFTGQVPTSLLGKDSFQEVDITGITAPITKHNYIVKDVNDLAPIIRKAFVIAKEGRPGPVLVDICKDVTAAVTEYEPVKAAQPRAVPIGVNQLELQQAADVINRAQQPIILAGGGIGIADACEELLELVSKANIPVATTLMGLGGFPATHPLYTGLVGMHGTKTSNLAVSNCDLFIAIGARFSDRVISNVKRFAPNAQIMHIDIDPAEIGKNINVHYPLVGNVKLILQELCRKVEIKERTEWLDKIQRWKKEYPLAYQKNGTLKPQYIMQKIDELTNGEAIITTEVGQNQLWAAQYYKYTRPRTYISSGGLGTMGYGLGACIGAQIGQPTKRVFNIAGDGSFRMNCNELATAVEYKLPIIIVILNNHVLGMVRQWQELFYDSRFSSTTIDRGTDFVKLAQAYGAKGLNITRNDEVEDAIKEALASDIPVVINCEIDRDEKVFPIVPPGAPIDEIIEE, from the coding sequence TTGAAATTAACAGGTGCAGAAATTTTTGTAGAGTGTCTTAAGGAACAGGGCGTGGATACTATTTTCGGGTATCCGGGAGGGGCTGTTCTTAATATATATGATGCTTTATATAAACATAGGGATAAGATCAGACATATTCTTACCTCCCATGAACAGGGAGCAGCTCACGCTGCGGATGGGTATGCAAGGGCTACCGGCAAAGTAGGTGTATGCCTGGCTACATCGGGTCCGGGAGCGACAAACCTTGTGACAGGTATTGCCACAGCATACATGGACTCTGTCCCGATTGTAGCATTTACAGGACAGGTACCTACATCCTTGCTAGGTAAAGATTCTTTTCAGGAAGTAGATATAACAGGGATTACTGCGCCCATTACAAAACATAATTACATTGTAAAAGATGTAAATGACCTGGCACCGATAATAAGGAAAGCATTCGTTATTGCAAAAGAGGGAAGACCGGGGCCGGTGCTGGTAGATATATGCAAGGATGTAACGGCTGCCGTAACCGAATATGAACCGGTAAAGGCAGCACAACCCAGGGCAGTACCTATTGGAGTCAATCAGCTAGAGCTTCAACAGGCTGCAGATGTCATCAATAGAGCACAACAACCTATTATTCTTGCCGGTGGCGGTATTGGGATTGCAGATGCCTGTGAAGAGCTGCTGGAGCTGGTAAGCAAAGCTAATATTCCGGTTGCAACAACTTTAATGGGTTTGGGAGGATTTCCGGCAACACATCCCTTATATACCGGTCTGGTCGGTATGCACGGGACAAAAACCTCTAACCTTGCAGTATCAAATTGTGATTTATTTATAGCAATTGGTGCAAGATTTAGTGATAGGGTAATCAGCAATGTAAAAAGATTTGCACCCAATGCGCAGATTATGCATATAGATATAGATCCTGCTGAAATCGGAAAGAATATTAACGTTCACTATCCTCTGGTTGGAAATGTGAAATTAATATTGCAGGAATTATGCAGAAAAGTTGAAATTAAAGAACGTACAGAATGGCTCGATAAGATACAGAGATGGAAAAAAGAATATCCTCTCGCATATCAAAAGAATGGCACTTTAAAACCGCAATATATCATGCAGAAGATAGACGAACTTACCAATGGAGAAGCTATTATCACTACAGAAGTGGGACAAAACCAGTTATGGGCCGCCCAGTATTATAAGTATACCCGGCCCCGGACTTATATATCTTCGGGAGGTTTAGGCACGATGGGATATGGTTTGGGTGCTTGTATCGGGGCGCAAATCGGCCAGCCAACTAAAAGAGTCTTTAATATTGCAGGAGACGGAAGTTTTAGAATGAACTGTAATGAACTTGCTACAGCGGTTGAATATAAACTGCCTATTATTATAGTGATACTCAATAATCATGTTTTAGGAATGGTAAGACAATGGCAGGAGTTGTTCTATGACAGCCGGTTTTCATCTACAACCATTGACAGAGGCACTGACTTCGTAAAGCTTGCACAGGCTTATGGAGCGAAAGGGCTTAATATTACCAGGAATGATGAGGTTGAAGATGCAATTAAAGAAGCGCTGGCGTCAGATATTCCTGTGGTAATCAATTGTGAGATTGACAGGGATGAAAAGGTATTCCCAATCGTACCGCCTGGAGCACCGATAGATGAAATTATAGAAGAATAA
- a CDS encoding DUF5711 family protein — protein sequence MKTQEVINIHNSANKQAGKKPSIAVRVFLVILIVIIGGYFIYLNRYHPAIDNLLGGKLKGSAFRKPSTLSLDSSSEYQFKVYKDNIIFSNKDGIKAVNKKGEEEWSIAMTLTNPYILTTNKYILVADKGGREVNVVTNYSVVCSKRTEEPIIMAKINESGYFAVVTEEKGYKGKITVFNPNGQELYKWHSVENYIIDLDISLDGKRMAVCTVDTSKGKVSGGVVFFNLNEEKPYAGIVINDTLISNIRFYKDNSLIVIGDNQMVGFSPQGIQKWNISYNDRSLQAFNIDSNDIIVLALSERKGGNFINSDSVIEIFNRDGQKQGTYKVDGEIKFLDVEDDLIALNKKRDVCVITPKGVEIAKATSSKDIKDIVLFGNKREILMVSRNALDVLELKRY from the coding sequence TTGAAAACACAAGAGGTTATAAATATTCATAACAGCGCAAATAAACAAGCGGGAAAAAAGCCTTCTATTGCTGTTAGGGTCTTTTTAGTTATTTTGATTGTGATAATTGGAGGCTATTTCATATATTTGAACAGGTACCATCCAGCTATTGATAACTTATTGGGAGGAAAGTTAAAAGGAAGTGCGTTTCGAAAGCCTTCTACCTTATCTCTGGACTCAAGTTCCGAATATCAATTCAAGGTTTATAAAGATAACATCATTTTTTCCAATAAAGATGGCATAAAGGCTGTCAATAAAAAAGGGGAAGAGGAATGGAGCATAGCGATGACACTCACTAACCCTTATATTTTAACAACCAATAAATATATTCTTGTAGCGGATAAGGGCGGAAGGGAAGTAAATGTTGTTACAAATTATTCTGTAGTATGTTCAAAAAGAACCGAAGAGCCTATTATCATGGCAAAAATAAACGAATCGGGTTATTTTGCTGTTGTTACTGAGGAAAAAGGCTATAAAGGAAAAATAACCGTATTTAATCCAAATGGACAGGAACTATATAAGTGGCATTCTGTTGAAAACTATATCATCGATTTGGATATTTCTTTAGACGGTAAAAGAATGGCAGTATGCACTGTTGATACCAGCAAAGGTAAAGTATCGGGGGGCGTGGTGTTTTTTAACCTTAACGAAGAGAAACCTTATGCAGGGATTGTAATAAATGACACATTAATTTCAAATATAAGATTTTATAAAGACAATAGCCTTATTGTTATAGGGGACAATCAGATGGTAGGTTTTTCACCACAGGGTATTCAAAAGTGGAATATAAGCTATAATGACAGAAGTCTGCAGGCATTCAATATAGATTCAAATGATATAATCGTCCTGGCTTTAAGTGAAAGAAAAGGTGGAAATTTTATAAATAGTGATTCGGTAATAGAAATATTCAACCGGGATGGGCAAAAACAAGGTACATATAAAGTGGATGGAGAAATAAAGTTTTTAGATGTAGAAGATGATTTAATTGCTTTAAATAAAAAGAGGGATGTTTGTGTTATTACCCCAAAAGGTGTTGAAATTGCCAAAGCGACTTCCAGCAAAGATATAAAAGATATTGTTTTATTTGGCAATAAGAGGGAAATACTGATGGTATCGAGAAATGCATTGGATGTGCTTGAATTAAAGAGATATTAG
- a CDS encoding CvpA family protein gives MTILDFGVFIIILYSCIKGITRGFVLSFFDVISFSVAAYFTARFYPVFSAILMHTRIYEWIQKGIYESIIKTNPAAVQAASTGINPPTAKTVMDALSLPNVVKATIMRQGKYGFTGVHSMVDNLSAGISKFIINILSMIILFCVIKFALSLLAAIIDQFTKFSVLNRVNKLAGGIFGAASGIIAIYIIFAIFILFIPVRLFIPLIDLINESVLAKVFYNNNILLKWIL, from the coding sequence ATGACCATATTGGATTTTGGAGTATTTATAATTATACTCTATAGTTGTATAAAAGGGATCACAAGGGGATTTGTACTTTCCTTTTTCGATGTAATATCTTTCTCTGTTGCAGCTTATTTTACTGCCAGGTTTTACCCTGTTTTTTCCGCCATACTTATGCACACTAGAATATATGAATGGATTCAAAAGGGAATATATGAAAGTATAATTAAAACCAATCCAGCAGCAGTACAGGCAGCCAGTACCGGTATCAATCCACCAACAGCCAAAACAGTAATGGATGCACTTTCACTTCCGAATGTAGTTAAGGCAACTATCATGCGGCAGGGAAAATATGGTTTTACAGGTGTGCACAGTATGGTCGATAATTTAAGTGCTGGCATATCAAAATTTATTATAAACATACTCAGCATGATTATTTTATTTTGTGTCATTAAATTTGCTCTTTCTCTTTTGGCGGCTATTATTGATCAGTTTACCAAATTTTCTGTGCTCAATCGCGTTAATAAATTAGCAGGAGGGATTTTTGGAGCTGCCAGTGGTATAATAGCAATATATATAATTTTCGCAATTTTCATCCTGTTTATACCTGTAAGATTATTTATTCCATTGATTGATCTCATAAATGAATCGGTATTAGCAAAAGTATTTTATAATAATAATATATTGTTGAAATGGATACTATAG
- a CDS encoding ISKra4 family transposase codes for MIKNTNEILTQNLIKVEGILRNFVEEAIKKEHEGQLTINSIEKMVGATIKAVTQLILCMAGALLTNIVVTKVDEYCSCGKKLITVKKNSQTNILSMFGHIPVTRDIVHCRRCHKGYGVIDKLIEIDDKHRITKAMVEVITYVAQLLPSFERASEVLKKLLKVEVSPTQIQIVSEEIGKKVFEKEMEKAQQAYEKPEIAAPELPPAKRKDGKLYIFTDGMQLNTRIEQNGTTWREMKLGLVFTDKDVIKRGEDNIKIVKKEYVSYFGSVTEFKKAIFAAAARAGYGKLKEVVVIGDGAQWIWNMCDELFPDAVRILDYYHLSENVHQYAKILYPEDEINRKRWVKEVMDRVNNDEIEEAIKIVNKVKIKKLPDNVVNLPTYMENNRERIRYKTFKEKGYYIGSGAIESGNKMVIGQRMKQAGMRWSINGGQYIAALRAKYESHKWDDVVKVVNE; via the coding sequence ATGATCAAAAATACCAATGAGATTTTAACACAAAATCTCATAAAAGTCGAAGGTATTTTAAGGAATTTTGTTGAGGAAGCAATAAAAAAAGAGCACGAGGGACAGCTAACCATCAATAGTATTGAGAAGATGGTAGGCGCAACAATTAAAGCAGTAACGCAATTGATACTATGTATGGCAGGGGCGTTACTTACCAATATTGTAGTAACTAAAGTTGATGAATATTGCAGCTGCGGAAAGAAACTGATCACAGTAAAGAAAAATTCACAAACCAATATATTATCAATGTTTGGGCACATCCCAGTTACACGAGATATTGTTCATTGCAGGAGATGTCATAAGGGCTATGGTGTTATTGATAAACTTATTGAAATTGATGATAAGCATCGGATTACAAAGGCAATGGTAGAAGTGATAACCTATGTAGCACAACTGCTTCCATCTTTTGAAAGAGCATCGGAAGTTTTGAAAAAGCTATTAAAAGTAGAGGTAAGTCCAACCCAAATACAGATTGTATCTGAAGAAATTGGTAAAAAAGTATTTGAAAAAGAGATGGAAAAAGCACAACAAGCTTATGAAAAACCGGAAATAGCAGCACCAGAACTACCACCGGCTAAGCGAAAAGACGGGAAGCTATATATATTTACCGATGGAATGCAGTTAAATACAAGGATAGAGCAAAACGGTACGACTTGGCGTGAAATGAAGTTAGGGTTGGTGTTTACTGATAAGGATGTAATTAAGCGCGGAGAAGATAATATCAAAATTGTAAAAAAGGAATATGTATCATATTTTGGAAGCGTCACAGAATTTAAAAAGGCAATATTTGCAGCAGCCGCCAGAGCAGGTTACGGTAAACTAAAAGAAGTAGTTGTCATAGGAGATGGAGCACAGTGGATATGGAACATGTGCGACGAATTATTTCCGGATGCAGTAAGGATACTTGACTACTATCACTTAAGTGAGAATGTTCATCAGTATGCAAAAATACTATATCCTGAAGATGAGATAAACCGTAAAAGGTGGGTAAAAGAAGTAATGGATAGAGTAAATAATGATGAAATTGAAGAAGCAATTAAAATTGTAAACAAGGTTAAGATTAAAAAGTTACCAGACAATGTAGTAAATCTTCCAACATATATGGAAAACAACCGAGAGCGAATACGCTATAAAACTTTTAAAGAAAAAGGCTATTATATAGGCAGCGGAGCGATAGAAAGTGGTAACAAAATGGTGATTGGACAAAGGATGAAACAGGCGGGAATGCGTTGGAGTATCAATGGTGGACAGTATATAGCTGCATTACGTGCAAAGTATGAAAGTCACAAATGGGATGACGTTGTAAAAGTAGTGAACGAATAG
- a CDS encoding ISKra4 family transposase, with product MIKNTNEILTQNLIKVEGILRNFVEEAIKKEHEGQLTINSIEKMVGATIKAVTQLILCMAGALLTNIVVTKVDEYCSCGKKLMTVKKNSQTNILSMFGHIPVTRDIVHCRRCHKGYGVIDKLIEIDDKHRITKAMVEVITYVAQLLPSFERASEVLKKLLKVEVSPTQIQIVSEEIGKKVFEKEMEKAQQAYEKPEIAAPELPPAKRKDGKLYIFTDGMQLNTRIEQNGTTWREMKLGLVFTDKDVIKRGEDNIKIVKKEYVSYFGSVTEFKKAIFAAAARAGYGKLKEVVVIGDGAQWIWNMCDELFPDAVRILDYYHLSENVHQYAKILYPEDEINRKRWVKEVMDRVNNDEIEEAIKIVNKVKIKKLPDNVVNLPTYMENNRERIRYKTFKEKGYYIGSGAIESGNKMVIGQRMKQAGMRWSINGGQYIAALRAKYESHKWDDVVKVVNE from the coding sequence ATGATCAAAAATACCAATGAGATTTTAACACAAAATCTCATAAAAGTCGAAGGTATTTTAAGGAATTTTGTTGAGGAAGCAATAAAAAAAGAGCACGAGGGACAGCTAACCATCAATAGTATTGAGAAGATGGTAGGCGCAACAATTAAAGCAGTAACGCAATTGATACTATGTATGGCAGGGGCGTTACTTACCAATATTGTAGTAACTAAAGTTGATGAATATTGCAGCTGCGGAAAGAAACTGATGACAGTAAAGAAAAATTCACAAACCAATATATTATCAATGTTTGGGCACATCCCAGTTACACGAGATATTGTTCATTGCAGGAGATGTCATAAGGGCTATGGTGTTATTGATAAACTTATTGAAATTGATGATAAGCATCGGATTACAAAGGCAATGGTAGAAGTGATAACCTATGTAGCACAACTGCTTCCATCTTTTGAAAGAGCATCGGAAGTTTTGAAAAAGCTATTAAAAGTAGAGGTAAGTCCAACCCAAATACAGATTGTATCTGAAGAAATTGGTAAAAAAGTATTTGAAAAAGAGATGGAAAAAGCACAACAAGCTTATGAAAAACCGGAAATAGCAGCACCAGAACTACCACCGGCTAAGCGAAAAGACGGGAAGCTATATATATTTACCGATGGAATGCAGTTAAATACAAGGATAGAGCAAAACGGTACGACTTGGCGTGAAATGAAGTTAGGGTTGGTGTTTACTGATAAGGATGTAATTAAGCGCGGAGAAGATAATATCAAAATTGTAAAAAAGGAATATGTATCATATTTTGGAAGCGTCACAGAATTTAAAAAGGCAATATTTGCAGCAGCCGCCAGAGCAGGTTACGGTAAACTAAAAGAAGTAGTTGTCATAGGAGATGGAGCACAGTGGATATGGAACATGTGCGACGAATTATTTCCGGATGCAGTAAGGATACTTGACTACTATCACTTAAGTGAGAATGTTCATCAGTATGCAAAAATACTATATCCTGAAGATGAGATAAACCGTAAAAGGTGGGTAAAAGAAGTAATGGATAGAGTAAACAATGATGAAATTGAAGAAGCAATTAAAATTGTAAACAAGGTTAAGATTAAAAAGTTACCAGACAATGTAGTAAATCTTCCAACATATATGGAAAACAACCGAGAGCGAATACGCTATAAAACTTTTAAAGAAAAAGGCTATTATATAGGCAGCGGAGCGATAGAAAGTGGTAACAAAATGGTGATTGGACAAAGGATGAAACAGGCGGGAATGCGTTGGAGTATCAATGGTGGACAGTATATAGCTGCATTACGTGCAAAGTATGAAAGTCACAAATGGGATGACGTTGTAAAAGTAGTGAACGAATAG